A genomic region of Roseateles amylovorans contains the following coding sequences:
- the msbA gene encoding lipid A export permease/ATP-binding protein MsbA — protein MTASDPRRAEPEPLGPTARRLWPFLKPHQWGLALTFLAYLMVALTEPLIPQILAYALGEGFSPKSGGGSSSGLPSVNLDIQYSFPIWMVPVVLIGLFAIRGVFSFFGQYLLNWTISRTVMDIRAALLQVLLRADARVYTSLQPATAVTKIVNDPQHVVTLIAGALVTMLRDGLPAIALMGYLFYLNWQLTLLSMVTVPGLAFVVRKVNRRVRRMGTWAYDAQLRLVGVIEDVTRAWRVVRSFDAAEYEKQRFSDRAREVQRSALKTAAANAMAQPLSQLMASIGISVIVSLALYQSRVNHTGVGEFAGFVTALLLMSSRLRHLSDVMQPITNALVVARGCMSMLDLPAEPDTGTRELTDARGDIVLRQVTLRYPGANRDALSTLDMHIPAGRTTALVGSSGAGKSSVVNLLMGFERPDSGEVLFDGVPIDELTKANLRRQFAVVSQDIVLFDASVADNIAYAQPRDDAKLEQVLRAAALWDFVQALPEGLDTSVGANGSKLSGGQRQRLAIARALYKDAPVWIFDEATSALDTESERAVQQALEHWQGQKTLIVIAHRLSTIRRADAIQVMSDGQVVERGTHDELIARDGSYAAMVKAQH, from the coding sequence ATGACCGCTTCCGATCCCCGAAGGGCTGAACCCGAACCCCTGGGGCCGACCGCTCGCCGGCTGTGGCCCTTTCTCAAGCCGCATCAATGGGGCCTGGCACTGACGTTCCTGGCCTACCTGATGGTGGCGCTGACCGAGCCCCTCATTCCCCAGATCCTGGCCTACGCCCTGGGTGAGGGCTTCAGTCCCAAGTCCGGTGGCGGCAGCAGCAGCGGCTTGCCGTCGGTGAACCTGGACATCCAGTACAGCTTCCCGATCTGGATGGTGCCGGTCGTGCTGATCGGCCTGTTCGCCATCCGCGGCGTCTTCAGCTTCTTCGGCCAGTACCTGTTGAACTGGACCATCTCGCGCACGGTGATGGACATCCGGGCCGCCCTGCTGCAGGTGCTGCTGCGCGCCGATGCCCGCGTCTACACCAGCCTGCAGCCGGCCACCGCCGTCACCAAGATCGTCAACGATCCGCAGCATGTGGTGACACTGATCGCCGGTGCGCTGGTCACGATGCTGCGCGACGGCCTGCCCGCGATCGCGCTGATGGGCTATTTGTTCTATCTGAACTGGCAGCTGACGCTGCTGTCGATGGTCACCGTGCCGGGCCTGGCCTTCGTGGTGCGCAAGGTCAATCGACGGGTGCGCCGCATGGGCACCTGGGCTTATGACGCCCAGTTGCGGCTGGTCGGCGTGATCGAGGACGTCACCCGTGCCTGGCGCGTGGTGCGCAGCTTCGACGCGGCAGAGTACGAGAAACAGCGCTTCTCCGACCGCGCCCGGGAAGTCCAGCGCAGCGCCTTGAAGACCGCAGCGGCCAACGCCATGGCGCAGCCGCTGTCGCAGCTGATGGCCAGCATCGGCATCTCGGTGATCGTGAGCCTCGCGCTGTACCAGTCGCGCGTCAATCACACGGGCGTCGGCGAATTCGCCGGCTTCGTCACCGCTTTGTTGCTGATGAGCTCCCGCCTGCGCCATCTCTCCGATGTGATGCAGCCCATCACCAATGCGCTGGTGGTGGCCCGCGGCTGCATGAGCATGCTCGACCTGCCCGCCGAGCCCGACACCGGCACCCGCGAGCTCACCGATGCGCGCGGCGACATCGTCCTGCGCCAGGTCACGCTGCGCTATCCGGGGGCCAACCGCGATGCGCTGTCGACCCTGGACATGCACATCCCCGCCGGCCGCACCACCGCGCTGGTGGGCAGCTCCGGCGCGGGCAAGAGCTCGGTGGTCAATCTGCTGATGGGCTTCGAGCGGCCGGACAGCGGCGAGGTCTTGTTCGACGGCGTCCCGATCGATGAGCTCACCAAGGCCAACCTGCGGCGGCAGTTCGCCGTCGTGTCGCAGGACATCGTGCTGTTCGATGCCTCGGTGGCCGACAACATCGCCTATGCCCAGCCGCGCGACGATGCGAAGCTGGAGCAGGTGCTGCGCGCCGCCGCGCTGTGGGACTTCGTCCAGGCCCTGCCGGAAGGCCTGGACACCTCGGTGGGTGCCAACGGCAGCAAGCTCTCCGGCGGCCAGCGTCAGCGGCTGGCGATTGCGCGGGCGCTCTACAAGGACGCGCCGGTCTGGATCTTCGACGAGGCCACCTCCGCACTGGACACCGAAAGCGAGCGCGCCGTCCAGCAGGCGCTGGAGCATTGGCAGGGTCAGAAAACACTGATCGTCATTGCCCACCGTCTCTCCACCATCCGACGCGCGGATGCGATCCAGGTCATGAGCGACGGCCAGGTGGTTGAGCGCGGCACCCATGACGAGCTGATCGCCCGGGACGGCAGCTATGCCGCCATGGTGAAGGCCCAGCACTGA
- a CDS encoding response regulator transcription factor, whose translation MTSEDGIGGRSRQARPGSGSRGNGNGSGGGSGGGSGSGNGGVGIGIGIGIGSPVGGPGGSSFSGPVGGREVGPEGWTGGLMGGPSSPVSRPARAVNIDTLMGHPSPLSAASEARDGTARVSCADGTATRPGPVVEERMTRCLVVDDDAEIRTSLQDYLQKFGVTVSAAADGREMRRMMAAQVFDVVVLDLMLPDENGLTLCQWSQQNHPSVPVIMLTAHGDPISRVLGLEMGADDYLAKPFEPRELVARIHAIRRRAKRGESEAQTRREFRFEGWSFDRLLRQLVSPQQVVVPLSSAEYRMLTALVERPGRVLSREQLIELTRAPGVEVNDRSVDLTISRLRQKLGDSPKEPRLIRTMRGEGYLFDAQVQS comes from the coding sequence GTGACCTCGGAGGATGGCATCGGCGGCCGCAGCCGCCAGGCGCGCCCGGGCAGCGGCAGCCGCGGCAACGGCAACGGCAGCGGCGGCGGCAGCGGCGGCGGCAGCGGCAGCGGCAACGGCGGCGTGGGCATCGGCATCGGCATCGGCATCGGATCGCCTGTCGGCGGCCCCGGCGGCAGTTCCTTCAGCGGTCCGGTCGGCGGTCGGGAGGTCGGCCCCGAAGGCTGGACCGGCGGCCTCATGGGCGGCCCGAGCAGCCCCGTGAGCCGCCCCGCGCGGGCGGTCAACATCGACACCCTGATGGGGCATCCGTCACCGCTCAGCGCGGCGAGCGAGGCCCGTGACGGCACGGCTCGTGTATCGTGCGCCGACGGGACCGCAACACGACCGGGCCCGGTGGTGGAGGAACGGATGACCCGATGCCTGGTGGTCGATGACGACGCGGAGATCCGCACGTCGCTTCAGGATTATTTGCAGAAGTTCGGCGTGACGGTGAGCGCCGCCGCCGACGGGCGCGAGATGCGCCGCATGATGGCCGCGCAGGTGTTTGACGTGGTCGTCCTGGACCTGATGCTGCCCGATGAGAACGGCCTGACCCTGTGCCAGTGGAGCCAGCAGAACCATCCCAGCGTGCCGGTGATCATGCTCACCGCGCACGGCGATCCGATCAGCCGCGTGCTCGGTTTGGAGATGGGCGCGGACGACTACCTGGCCAAGCCGTTCGAACCCCGCGAGCTTGTCGCCCGCATCCATGCGATCCGTCGCCGTGCCAAACGCGGCGAGAGCGAGGCCCAGACCCGACGGGAATTCCGCTTCGAGGGCTGGAGCTTCGACCGGCTGCTGCGTCAGCTCGTCTCGCCGCAGCAGGTGGTGGTGCCGCTGTCCAGCGCTGAATACCGGATGCTGACGGCGCTGGTCGAGCGCCCCGGCCGGGTGCTGAGCCGGGAGCAGCTCATCGAGCTCACCCGTGCGCCCGGCGTGGAGGTGAATGATCGCAGCGTGGACCTGACGATCTCCCGGCTTCGCCAGAAACTGGGCGACTCGCCCAAGGAACCCCGACTGATCCGCACCATGCGCGGCGAGGGCTATCTCTTCGACGCCCAGGTGCAGTCTTGA
- a CDS encoding ATP-binding protein, protein MNPSATVWTRLRAGLNRALGDTLARRIFILLWVTLVVAQAAAIGTMHWVRGWDLEISRVPVAPGLPPMPGLMPSPRNAPDDRNAPPPPALERRSADERAAAGDGAASREMQEVKEVPSATGAQGPQGPQGAQGAQGAQRFGDPGLGERDRSASRGVERDPDPDRFRPDPRDRPLPGGGAEFGSAGADDRNGPSARPGAFRGLSTRELLLDYGVRLLVTGLAAWLASRWLARPMRELVQASQALGRSLNQQAPLPLLNEQRGTLEVRESAQVFNAMARQLRRQFNERGLMVAAISHDLRTPLTRLRMRLETLDIPELQRVRSVEDIREMNALVDAVMELFRGDGPGASEPLQDVDLAALAMALTDDRIEQALPVRFLSGDDPVLAKGQPMALRRVLGNLIDNALRYGVRADIQVGQDAQGPWVRVMDAGPGIPPDKLESVFEPFYRLEDSRNRHTGGAGLGLYIARELTLRQRGSLVLNNRPEGGLVAELRLTSE, encoded by the coding sequence TTGAACCCTTCCGCCACGGTCTGGACGCGGCTGCGTGCCGGACTCAACCGCGCCCTGGGCGACACCCTGGCCCGGCGCATCTTCATCCTGCTGTGGGTGACACTGGTCGTCGCGCAGGCTGCGGCCATCGGCACCATGCATTGGGTGCGGGGCTGGGATCTGGAGATCTCTCGGGTGCCCGTCGCACCCGGACTGCCGCCGATGCCCGGCCTCATGCCGTCCCCGCGCAATGCGCCCGATGACCGCAACGCTCCCCCTCCACCCGCCCTGGAACGCCGGTCTGCGGACGAGCGCGCGGCCGCAGGCGATGGCGCGGCATCGCGAGAGATGCAAGAGGTGAAAGAGGTGCCAAGCGCGACAGGGGCGCAAGGGCCGCAAGGGCCGCAAGGGGCGCAAGGGGCGCAAGGGGCGCAACGTTTCGGCGACCCGGGCCTGGGGGAGCGTGACCGCAGCGCCAGTCGCGGCGTCGAGCGGGATCCCGATCCCGACCGCTTTCGACCCGATCCGCGCGACCGGCCCCTCCCGGGCGGCGGTGCGGAATTCGGCAGCGCCGGCGCGGACGATCGCAATGGTCCGTCGGCCCGCCCCGGTGCCTTCCGTGGCCTGAGCACTCGGGAGCTGCTGCTCGATTACGGGGTGCGACTCCTGGTCACCGGGCTGGCGGCGTGGCTGGCTTCGCGCTGGCTGGCCCGTCCGATGCGCGAGCTGGTGCAGGCCTCGCAGGCGCTGGGCCGCTCGCTGAACCAGCAGGCGCCGCTGCCCCTGCTCAACGAGCAGCGCGGCACGCTGGAGGTGCGCGAGTCGGCGCAGGTCTTCAATGCCATGGCCCGCCAGTTGCGGCGTCAGTTCAATGAGCGCGGGCTGATGGTCGCGGCCATCTCCCACGACCTGCGCACGCCGCTGACCCGGCTGCGCATGCGCCTGGAGACCCTGGACATCCCCGAGCTGCAGCGGGTGCGCTCGGTCGAGGACATCCGCGAGATGAATGCGTTGGTGGACGCGGTGATGGAGCTCTTCCGCGGCGACGGCCCCGGCGCCTCCGAGCCGCTGCAGGACGTGGACCTGGCCGCGCTGGCGATGGCGCTCACCGACGATCGAATCGAACAGGCCCTGCCGGTGCGCTTTCTCTCGGGCGACGATCCGGTGCTGGCCAAAGGTCAGCCGATGGCGCTGCGCCGGGTGCTGGGCAATCTGATCGACAACGCGCTGCGCTACGGCGTCCGGGCGGACATCCAGGTGGGACAGGATGCGCAAGGGCCGTGGGTGCGGGTGATGGATGCCGGACCGGGCATTCCACCGGACAAGCTCGAATCGGTCTTCGAGCCCTTCTACCGGCTGGAGGATTCGCGCAATCGCCACACCGGCGGCGCGGGGCTCGGCCTGTACATCGCGCGTGAGCTCACGCTGCGGCAGCGTGGATCGCTGGTGTTGAACAACCGGCCCGAGGGCGGGTTGGTGGCGGAGTTGAGGCTGACGTCGGAGTGA
- a CDS encoding intradiol ring-cleavage dioxygenase: MQPHRHDDPSHDTHGTLAAHGHDHDRGLAHDLTVLAQQQLRQRRRALGLLAGLAGAGSLSLLGCGGGGTDAGTSLTGTSGSSGTGTGTTTGTGTVSTCSVIPEETQGPYPGDGSNSTSSGVANVLALSGIVRSDIRSSIGTASGTADGVALALTLHLVNTGSSCADLSGYAIYLWHCDRLGRYSMYSTGVTAENYLRGVQVTGSDGTVTFTTLFPGCYAGRMPHMHFEIYRSASTATSYTNKLKTSQLAFPTDVCSTVYGSASGYTSSLTNFNQMSFATDGIFSDGYSTQLATVSGNVSSGYTASLVVGISA; the protein is encoded by the coding sequence ATGCAGCCACATCGCCACGACGATCCCTCGCACGACACACACGGCACGCTCGCCGCGCACGGCCACGACCACGACAGGGGCCTGGCCCATGACCTGACCGTGCTGGCGCAACAGCAGCTGCGGCAGCGGCGCCGCGCGCTCGGACTGCTGGCCGGTCTGGCCGGCGCGGGCAGCCTGAGCCTGCTGGGTTGCGGCGGTGGTGGCACCGACGCCGGCACCAGCCTCACCGGCACCTCGGGCAGTTCGGGCACCGGCACGGGCACCACCACCGGCACGGGCACCGTCTCCACCTGCAGCGTCATCCCGGAAGAGACCCAAGGCCCCTACCCCGGCGACGGCTCCAACAGCACCAGCAGCGGCGTGGCCAATGTCCTCGCGCTGTCGGGCATCGTGCGCAGCGACATCCGCAGCAGCATCGGCACGGCCAGCGGCACCGCCGATGGCGTGGCCCTCGCCCTCACCCTGCACCTGGTCAACACCGGCAGCAGCTGCGCCGACCTGTCGGGCTATGCGATCTACCTGTGGCACTGCGACCGCCTGGGCCGCTACTCGATGTACAGCACCGGCGTCACCGCCGAGAACTACCTGCGCGGTGTGCAGGTCACCGGCAGCGACGGCACGGTGACCTTCACCACCCTCTTCCCCGGCTGCTACGCCGGCCGCATGCCCCACATGCACTTCGAGATCTATCGCAGCGCCAGCACCGCCACCTCCTACACCAACAAACTCAAGACCTCGCAGCTGGCCTTTCCCACCGACGTCTGTTCCACCGTCTACGGCTCGGCCAGCGGCTACACCAGCAGCCTGACCAACTTCAACCAGATGAGCTTCGCCACCGACGGCATCTTCAGCGACGGCTACAGCACCCAGTTGGCGACCGTCAGCGGCAACGTCTCTTCGGGCTATACCGCCTCGCTGGTGGTGGGCATCTCGGCGTGA
- a CDS encoding patatin-like phospholipase family protein — MDAQPKTGLILTGGGARAAYQVGVLAAIAQLRRDACATGDNPFKVISGTSAGAINAATLACQADDFCSAVDGLMYIWQNIHVDQVYTADAFGVIRTGARWLTMMSLGWAVARWRRTRPRSLLDNAPLRGLLSQWIQMDRLDDMLAQGHLDALAVTGSSYTSGHHVTFYQSHQAYDPWVRTQRLAVQTPRLSVEHLVASSAIPFIFPSEPLSLNGTVEWFGDGSMRQTAPISPAVHLGAEKVLIIGAGRMHESGGEGASSPMPQGHPSLAQIAGHALSNIFLDALAVDIERMQRINNTLSLLSGEALRNTPLRPIEALVIAPSRPLDSLAAERQGALPPAIRALLRSVGVSGEGANASGSALVSYLLFEPEYTSELITLGMADTLARRSDIQRFFGWPAQAPQIDPAMMRKRAGGFALQVPPNPPGPPRLVA; from the coding sequence ATGGATGCGCAGCCCAAGACCGGCCTGATCCTCACCGGAGGCGGCGCCCGCGCGGCCTACCAGGTGGGCGTGCTGGCGGCGATCGCGCAATTGCGCCGTGATGCCTGCGCCACCGGGGACAACCCGTTCAAGGTGATCTCCGGCACGTCCGCCGGCGCGATCAATGCCGCCACGCTGGCCTGCCAGGCGGACGACTTCTGCTCGGCGGTCGACGGGCTGATGTACATCTGGCAGAACATCCATGTGGACCAGGTCTACACCGCCGATGCCTTCGGCGTGATCCGCACCGGCGCACGTTGGCTGACGATGATGAGCCTGGGCTGGGCGGTGGCCCGCTGGCGTCGCACGCGTCCGCGCAGCCTGCTGGACAACGCGCCGCTGCGTGGCCTGCTGTCCCAATGGATCCAGATGGACCGGCTGGACGACATGCTGGCCCAGGGTCATCTCGATGCCCTGGCGGTGACCGGCTCCAGCTACACCTCGGGCCATCACGTCACCTTCTACCAATCGCATCAGGCCTACGACCCCTGGGTGCGCACCCAGCGACTGGCGGTGCAGACGCCGCGCTTGAGCGTGGAGCACCTGGTCGCGTCGTCGGCGATTCCGTTCATCTTTCCGTCCGAGCCGTTGTCGCTGAACGGCACGGTGGAATGGTTCGGCGACGGCTCGATGCGGCAGACCGCGCCGATCTCTCCGGCCGTTCATCTTGGCGCGGAGAAGGTGCTGATCATCGGCGCCGGTCGCATGCATGAATCGGGCGGGGAGGGCGCCAGCAGCCCGATGCCGCAGGGCCATCCCAGCCTGGCGCAGATTGCGGGCCATGCGCTGTCCAACATCTTCCTGGATGCGCTGGCGGTGGACATCGAGCGGATGCAACGCATCAACAACACCTTGTCGCTGCTCTCGGGCGAAGCGCTGCGCAACACCCCGCTGCGGCCGATCGAGGCCCTGGTCATTGCCCCCAGCCGGCCGCTGGACTCGCTGGCCGCTGAACGCCAGGGCGCGCTGCCGCCGGCGATCCGGGCGCTGCTGCGCAGCGTGGGCGTTTCAGGCGAGGGCGCCAATGCCAGCGGATCGGCCCTGGTCAGCTATCTGCTGTTCGAGCCGGAGTACACCAGCGAGCTGATCACCCTGGGCATGGCCGATACCCTGGCACGCCGCAGCGACATCCAGCGCTTCTTCGGCTGGCCGGCGCAGGCGCCGCAGATCGATCCGGCGATGATGCGCAAGCGCGCCGGCGGCTTTGCGCTGCAGGTGCCGCCCAATCCGCCCGGGCCGCCGCGATTGGTGGCGTGA